One window from the genome of Cucumis melo cultivar AY chromosome 10, USDA_Cmelo_AY_1.0, whole genome shotgun sequence encodes:
- the LOC103502662 gene encoding proline transporter 1-like, with the protein MVPINDADEEKMEVAVPETAHQISSDSWFQAGFVLTTGINSAYVLGYSGTIMVPLGWIGGVVGLIAATAISLYANCLIAKLHEFGGKRHIRYRDLAGFIYGRKAYALTWALQYVNLFMINVGFIILAGQALKAFYVLFSDDHVMKLPYFIAIAGVVCALFAISIPHLSALRIWLGFSTVFSLVYIIVAFILSLRDGVKKPADYSIPGSSTSKIFTTIGASANLVFAFNTGMLPEIQATVRQPVVKNMLKALYFQFTAGVLPMYAVTFIGYWAYGSSTSTYLLNSVNGPIWIKAVANISAFLQTVIALHIFASPMYEYLDTKYGITGSALNIKNLSFRIGVRGGYLAITTLISAMLPFLGDFMSLTGAVSTFPLTFILANHMYLVAKKTKLNTLQRLWHWLNVCFFGCMSLAAAVAALRLIAVDSKNYNLFADL; encoded by the exons ATGGTACCAATCAACGATGCCGATGAGGAAAAAATGGAGGTTGCCGTACCCGAAACCGCTCATCAGATTAGCAGTG ATTCATGGTTTCAAGCAGGTTTTGTCCTTACCACTGGTATCAACAGTGCTTATGTACTGGGATACTCGGGTACTATAATGGTTCCTCTTGGTTGGATTGGTGGAGTCGTTGGTTTGATTGCAGCTACCGCCATTTCATTATATGCAAATTGTCTTattgccaagctacatgaatTTGGTGGGAAGAGGCATATCAGATACAGAGATTTAGCAGGCTTTATATACG GTAGGAAAGCTTATGCTCTTACATGGGCATTACAATATGTCAATCTGTTCATGATTAATGTGGGTTTCATCATCTTAGCTGGTCAAGCCTTGAAG GCTTTTTATGTCCTCTTCAGTGATGACCACGTTATGAAGCTTCCCTATTTTATAGCCATTGCTGGCGTTGTTTGTGCGTTGTTTGCCATATCAATACCCCATTTGTCAGCTCTAAGAATATGGCTGGGATTCTCAACTGTTTTCAGTTTAGTATACATCATTGTGGCATTTATACTGTCTCTTCGGGATG GAGTTAAGAAACCTGCAGATTATAGTATTCCAGGATCGTCAACTAGCAAAATTTTTACGACGATAGGAGCATCTGCAAATTTGGTTTTTGCCTTCAATACTGGGATGCTTCCAGAAATTCAG GCCACAGTGAGACAGCCTGTAGTGAAGAACATGCTAAAGGCTCTCTACTTCCAGTTCACCGCTGGAGTTTTGCCCATGTATGCGGTTACTTTTATTGGATACTGGGCGTATGGATCTTCCACCTCAACTTATTTACTCAACAGCGTAAATGGTCCTATTTGGATTAAGGCAGTAGCAAATATATCTGCTTTCCTTCAAACAGTCATCGCTCTGCAT ATATTTGCCAGCCCAATGTACGAGTATTTAGACACGAAGTACGGGATCACTGGAAGTGCGCTGAATATAAAAAACTTGTCATTCAGAATAGGTGTGAGAGGAGGGTACCTGGCCATAACCACACTGATCTCAGCCATGTTGCCTTTCCTTGGAGATTTCATGAGCCTTACAGGAGCAGTCAGCACATTCCCACTGACATTTATACTTGCAAACCACATGTACCTCGTGGCAAAGAAGACCAAACTCAATACTCTACAGAGGCTTTGGCATTGGTTGAATGTTTGTTTCTTTGGCTGTATGTCTTTAGCAGCAGCAGTTGCAGCTTTAAGGCTCATAGCAGTAGACTCCAAAAACTACAACTTATTTGCTGATCTATGA
- the LOC103502661 gene encoding 17.6 kDa class I heat shock protein 3-like — translation MSLIPSIFGGRRSNMFDPFSSDVWDPFEGFPFSNSLANVPSSAFSNTRIDWKETPEAHIFKADLPGIKKEDVKVEVEEGRVLQISGERSKEQEEKNDKWHRIERSSGKFERRFRLPENAKVEEVKANMENGVLTVTVPKMEKKPEVNSIDISG, via the coding sequence ATGTCGCTGATTCCAAGCATTTTTGGTGGCCGACGAAGCAACATGTTCGACCCCTTTTCATCGGATGTTTGGGATCCGTTCGAAGGCTTCCCATTTTCAAACTCATTGGCCAATGTCCCTTCATCTGCTTTTTCCAACACTCGCATCGATTGGAAAGAAACCCCAGAAGCCCATATCTTCAAGGCTGATCTTCCCGGAATCAAGAAGGAAGATGTCAAAGTAGAAGTGGAAGAAGGCAGAGTTTTGCAAATCAGTGGCGAGAGGAGCAAAGAGCAGGAAGAGAAGAATGataaatggcatagaattgaACGAAGCAGTGGAAAGTTCGAGAGGAGATTTAGGCTGCCTGAGAATGCTAAAGTTGAGGAGGTGAAGGCCAACATGGAGAACGGAGTGCTGACAGTGACGGTGCCTAAAATGGAGAAGAAGCCTGAGGTCAACTCCATCGACATCTCTGGTTAA